The Desmonostoc muscorum LEGE 12446 genome includes a region encoding these proteins:
- a CDS encoding serine/threonine-protein kinase has protein sequence MSSHFGNRRYQILKVLKDGEKAKTYLVEDANLPDSKFIVKQLHYPNSNTQILRILYSLFTTKAATLQKLAQEHDQIQKLIDCFEENEEFYIIEEFIPGLPLTDEILPGQPLREDQVISLLSEILEILVFIHSDGVIHRNIKPANIIRRESDQKFVLVDFSTVNEAINTTVENIEYMPVEQINGTLKYNSDIYALGLVAIAALLGLPKNEISNLRTQKNRLTGEIIWQNKNLKINTKLAKIINKMVRVDYRRRYQYATEVLDDLKKLTSIEHEQQNQYQKKLFLVMTGIAGCVTLGVVAWFFQLPKFESNPQQKLYQEGVNKYDAGNYEGAVTDFNQLIELEPQNALAYNKRGDAYYRLGDYEQAQADSSQAILLNPQDANAYYDRGFALYELGKYKEAIADYTETIKLNSQDAYAYYGRGLARVQLKDHKGALGDFTKAIAIKPQYTEAYLQRGILRRRLRLRQAAIQDFDTIIKINPSDAKAYYQRGLTQVINKQKYAALKDYSDAININPKYIEAYLSRGDIYSDLGNKIEATEDYNKILQLDPKFIVAYIHRGIHRFSFGDYKGAIEDYTEALKLDPNDTAAYNNRGNAYLELGNKKAANQDYSQAIAIDAKNALAYYNRGVIRAKQKNKQGAIADFKKAGKLFQQQGEKDSYQDAQREIANLQNKSAAVKTTRPKSGRRQKKGSGE, from the coding sequence ATGAGCAGTCATTTTGGCAACAGACGCTACCAAATACTAAAAGTTCTGAAAGATGGGGAAAAGGCGAAAACCTATCTAGTAGAAGATGCTAATCTTCCTGACAGCAAATTTATAGTTAAGCAGTTACATTATCCTAATAGCAATACTCAAATTTTAAGAATTTTATACAGCTTGTTTACCACCAAGGCAGCAACTTTACAAAAGCTAGCCCAGGAACACGACCAAATCCAAAAGCTGATTGATTGTTTTGAAGAAAATGAAGAATTTTATATTATCGAAGAATTTATTCCTGGGTTACCTTTAACTGATGAAATTTTACCAGGACAACCTCTGAGGGAAGACCAAGTAATTAGTCTTTTATCAGAAATATTAGAAATTTTGGTATTTATACATAGTGATGGTGTGATTCATCGAAATATTAAACCAGCAAATATTATTCGCCGAGAATCAGATCAAAAGTTTGTTTTAGTTGACTTTAGCACTGTCAATGAAGCCATCAATACTACCGTTGAAAATATTGAATATATGCCCGTAGAACAGATTAACGGCACCCTGAAATATAACAGTGATATCTATGCTTTAGGTTTAGTTGCCATCGCCGCACTTCTTGGTTTACCAAAAAACGAAATATCTAATCTGCGGACTCAGAAAAATCGGCTAACAGGTGAAATTATTTGGCAAAATAAAAATTTAAAGATTAACACTAAATTAGCAAAAATTATTAATAAAATGGTGCGCGTTGACTATCGAAGACGCTATCAGTATGCAACTGAAGTTTTAGACGATTTGAAAAAATTAACAAGTATTGAACATGAACAGCAAAACCAGTATCAAAAAAAATTATTCCTAGTGATGACGGGGATAGCTGGTTGTGTCACACTTGGTGTTGTGGCGTGGTTTTTCCAGTTACCAAAATTTGAAAGTAATCCTCAACAAAAATTATATCAAGAGGGAGTCAATAAATATGATGCAGGAAACTATGAAGGAGCAGTTACAGATTTTAATCAGCTGATTGAATTAGAACCGCAAAATGCTTTGGCTTATAATAAGCGAGGCGATGCTTATTATCGATTAGGAGACTATGAGCAAGCACAAGCAGACTCTAGTCAAGCAATTTTGCTCAATCCTCAAGATGCTAATGCCTATTATGACCGAGGATTTGCTTTGTATGAATTAGGCAAGTATAAAGAAGCGATCGCCGACTATACCGAAACGATTAAGTTAAATTCTCAGGATGCATACGCTTATTATGGCAGGGGATTAGCCCGTGTTCAACTGAAAGATCATAAAGGGGCACTTGGAGATTTTACCAAAGCGATCGCCATCAAACCTCAATATACCGAAGCCTACTTACAACGAGGTATTCTCCGCCGTCGCCTCAGACTCAGACAAGCAGCAATCCAAGATTTTGATACAATAATTAAGATTAATCCCAGTGATGCCAAAGCCTATTATCAAAGGGGTTTAACTCAAGTTATTAATAAGCAAAAATATGCAGCCCTGAAAGATTATTCAGATGCAATTAACATCAATCCTAAATATATAGAAGCTTATCTGAGTCGTGGTGATATTTACAGCGATTTAGGAAACAAAATAGAAGCTACTGAAGATTACAACAAAATTTTACAACTCGATCCAAAATTTATTGTTGCTTACATCCACAGAGGTATTCATCGATTTTCTTTCGGAGATTATAAAGGCGCTATTGAAGATTATACTGAAGCACTAAAACTAGATCCTAATGATACCGCAGCTTACAATAACCGTGGTAACGCCTATCTCGAATTGGGAAATAAGAAAGCTGCAAATCAGGATTATTCACAAGCGATCGCCATTGATGCTAAGAATGCCTTAGCCTATTATAATCGGGGGGTAATTCGCGCCAAACAGAAAAATAAACAAGGAGCGATCGCAGATTTCAAAAAAGCTGGAAAACTATTCCAACAGCAAGGCGAAAAAGATAGCTATCAAGACGCCCAAAGAGAAATTGCAAATTTGCAAAACAAGTCAGCAGCAGTAAAAACTACTCGTCCCAAGTCTGGGAGAAGACAAAAAAAAGGCAGTGGGGAGTAG
- a CDS encoding CoB--CoM heterodisulfide reductase iron-sulfur subunit B family protein, producing MLSQTLKYAYFPGCVAQGACRELYQSTQALTQALGIQLVELKKAACCGSGTFKEDSQLLEDTVNARNIALAEELNLPLLTHCSTCQGVIGHVNEHLKECQTTNPAYIEQVNDLLHKEGCSPYRGSTDVKHLLYALVTDYGLEEITKRVTRKLTGLKCAAFYGCYLLRAQKSMPYDDPFNPEAMENVFRAVGATPIYYRGRTQCCGWPLSSYATTQSFKMAGMHIQDALASGADCIVTPCPLCHLNLDSRQPEVEKVIEQRLGLPVLHLPQLIALAVGVSPKELGLERHIVSTKPVLEKLGF from the coding sequence ATGCTATCTCAGACACTAAAATACGCTTACTTTCCTGGCTGTGTTGCCCAAGGTGCATGTCGGGAACTTTACCAGTCAACTCAAGCCCTCACTCAAGCACTCGGTATTCAACTGGTTGAACTGAAAAAAGCTGCTTGCTGTGGTTCGGGAACCTTTAAAGAAGATTCCCAACTACTGGAAGATACAGTCAATGCCAGAAATATTGCCCTAGCAGAAGAATTAAATTTGCCGTTGCTTACCCATTGCAGCACTTGTCAAGGTGTTATCGGTCACGTCAACGAACACCTGAAGGAATGCCAAACTACTAATCCTGCTTACATTGAACAAGTCAATGACTTGCTGCATAAAGAAGGCTGTTCACCTTATCGCGGTAGTACTGACGTTAAACATCTCCTCTACGCCTTGGTAACAGATTACGGTTTAGAGGAAATTACTAAACGTGTGACTCGGAAATTAACTGGATTAAAATGCGCGGCTTTTTATGGCTGTTATCTCCTCCGCGCTCAAAAGTCCATGCCCTATGACGACCCTTTCAACCCAGAAGCAATGGAAAATGTTTTTCGGGCGGTGGGTGCAACACCAATTTATTACCGGGGCCGGACACAATGTTGTGGTTGGCCGCTTTCTAGTTATGCCACTACCCAATCTTTTAAGATGGCGGGGATGCATATTCAGGACGCCTTGGCATCTGGTGCTGACTGTATAGTTACACCTTGTCCTCTGTGCCACTTAAATTTAGATTCACGGCAGCCAGAGGTCGAAAAGGTGATTGAACAAAGGCTAGGTTTACCAGTTTTACATTTACCCCAGTTGATTGCTTTGGCTGTTGGAGTGAGTCCAAAAGAACTGGGTTTAGAACGTCACATTGTTTCTACAAAGCCAGTGTTAGAGAAATTAGGCTTTTAG